The following nucleotide sequence is from Nitratidesulfovibrio termitidis HI1.
AAACCCACCGGCATACGCATGGCACCACAGATAACCCCCCGGCGCATGGAACGCATTCGCCGCGTTCTCGGCTGGCGGCAGAAGGACCTGACCCTTGTGCTGGCCAATATTCACGACCCGCACAACGTCTCGGCCATCTACCGCAGTTGCGACGCCTTCGGCGTGGCCCAGGTGCACCTGTACTACACCGATACCGCCTTTCCCGTGCTGGGCCGCAAGTCGTCGGCATCGGCCCGCAAGTGGGTGGACACGGTGCGCCACTCCGACGCGCAAAGCCTGATGCGCACCCTGAAGGAAGGCGGGCACCGCGTGCTGGCCACCAGTTGCACCCCGGCGGCCAAACCGCTGGGCGATTACGACATGACCCAGCCCACCGCCATCATCATGGGCAACGAGCATTCCGGCGTGGCCCCGGAACTGGTGGAGCTTGTGGACGGCGAAGTGTACATCCCCATGTACGGCATGATCCAGAGCTTCAACGTGTCGGTGGCGGCGGCGGTGCTGCTGGCCGAAGCCTCGCGCCAGCGCGTGCTGGCGGGCATGTACGACCGGCCCTCCTGGCCCGAAGAGGAACTGGAGGCCCGCATCGCAGACTGGGCGGAGAAATAGCGGGCGGGAACATTGCCCGAAAAAGCGCGAGGGCGGCGTATCCGGAATCTTCCGGGTACGCCGCCCTCGCGTTTGGGGGCGCGGCACGAGCCGTCGCAGGGATTCTCGCCCGCCTGGCCCGCCTGGCCCGCCTGGCCCGCCTGGCCCGCCTGGCCCGTCTGGCGCGTCAGTCGCCTGCGCCTGCCAGACCGCTTGCGTCATCCGACCGCGTCATCCGGCCGCGCCATCCGTTCGGGCCATCCGCCTGCGCCACCGGGCATCATGCGTCTGCGGCATCGGGGGCATCGGGCCCGTCGCCTTCCAGCGGCAGGCCAAGGTCGGTCAGCCAGTCTTCGTACAGCGCGCCCACCTCTCGCTCGCCCGCGCGCCGTGCCCAGCGGGCCAGCCCACGCGCCTTGCGCACCAGCGGTTCCGGGTCTTCCAGCAGGCCGGTGACGTGTTCGATCTTGCGGGCCGCCTGTTCGGCCAGGTCCGGGTTGCCCGCCTGCGCCGCCACAAGGGCAAGGCGGCGGTACCCCGGCAGGCTGGGAAAGAAGTAGCAGTGCAGCAGCCGCACGCCGGAAGCTTCCAGATACCTGTCGTGCCCCTCCAGAAACGCGGCAAGCAGTTCGTAGCCGGGCTGCCACAGCGGGTCGGCCTGCAAGGCCTGCCAGCACCTGCCAGGCTCGAAGTCGGCATGGGCCGCCAGCAATTCCGCATCGCGCACGGGCGGCAGGGTCAGGTAGGTTTCCAGCCACGGGGTCAGGGCCAGTTCGAAGCCGTCGCGCCGGGCCAGCTTGTGCAGGTCCGGCCCGAAACAGCCGGAGCAGCGCCGGTTGAGCCGGGCGGCGTTGGCCGCGTCATGGTCGCGGCGGCCAGGGGTGCGGCTTTCCAGATGATACACCCGGCTTTCCGCCACGCAGGCCAGCTTCAGCCCCCGCTCGCGGATGCGCCAGCACAGCTCCAGGTCCTCGCTGCCGTTCAGGTAGCCTTCATGAAAGCCGCCGCAGTCCGCGAACAGCGTACGCGCCATGAGCAGGGCCGCGCCCGTGATGGCCTGCAACGGACGCCGCGCGGCAACCGCCGGGTGCGTGGCCGGAAAGTTGGCGTACAGGTGCTCCGTGGACAGCGACGGCGTGAAGGCGATGCCGCAGTGCTGCACCCTGTCCGTATCCGGATACAGCAGCAGTGGCCCCACGGCCCCCAGCCGGACGTCGTCGTCCAGCGCGCGCAGCAGGGGCGGCAGCCAGCCGGGCGTGACCAGGGTGTCGTTGTTCAAAAACAGCAGCCTGCCCGCGCGGGCCTGCGCCGCGCCAAGGTTGCTGGCCACGGCAAATCCCTTGTTTTCCGGCAGACGGATGGCCCGGAAACGATCGCCGAACAGGGCGCGCCCCAGCGGTTCAAGATCGCTGGCGGTGGCGTCGGTGGAGCCGTTGTCCACCACGATGACCTCCAGCACGCCGCCGGGGGTATGCGCGTGCAGGCTTTCCAGGCAGCCGCGCGTGAGGTCCCAGAGGTTCCAGGCGGGAATGACGACGGAGACGAGGGGAGCTTTGGCGGTCATGGGGTATGGCTCGTGCGCGTGCGGGCGCGATGCGGGTGAGGGAAAGGGGCGAGGTGCGCCCCGTCAGGCGGTCAGGTGGCCGGGCGACCAGATGGTCAGCCGATCAGACAATCAGGCGGTCAGGTAGTCAGGGCGCGTCGTGCGCAGCCAGTGCGGCGGTCTTGCGCAGCAGGTCCTGCCGGGCCAACGCGGCGGATGCCTCGCGCGCCTGTCTGGCCTTGTTTGCCGGGTGCAGATGCTCCAGCTTGATGCGGTTGCCGAAGATGTGCGCGCTGCGTGCCCGGCTGGTGGCCTGACGCAGGCTGGAATGCTGCATGTGGCGCACCCGCACCGTGCCCGCGTACCACACCGGCAACCCGGCCAGCGTGCAGCGGATGTCGCGCTCCAGGTCGTCGAACTGGCTGGGGGTGAAGCGCACGTCGAACGCGCCCACCTGCTGCACCGACGCCATGGAGACCATGTGGCAACAGCCGGAAACGGACAGGCAGGGCCGGGTATAGGCGGTGAGCAGGGTGTCCGCGCTGCCCGCCGCATTGCCGTGAATGTGCCAGTGCTCGTCAAGGTCGGCGAAGCTGCGGGTGCCCATATCCGGCGGCAGAGTGAAAAAGTCGGCGCACTGCAGCGCGTGCGGGGGCGTGTGGTCGGTGACCGCGCAGCCGATGGCGCCCCAGCCGGGCCGGGTGTGGGCTACGGCCAGCAGGCCGTCCAGCCAGCCGGGGTTCAGCAGCACGTCGTCGTCCAGAAACACGGCGTGGTCGCGCTGGCGCACTTCCGGCAAGGACAGCAGCCAATTGCGGGCGGCGGGGGCACCCACGTTCACCGGCAGGCGCACCACGCTGAACGGCGAACCCCAGTCCGCCGCCATGGTGCGGAACATGTCTTCCGTGCCGTCCTGCGAACCGTTGTCCAGCGCGAATACGGGCGCACCGCGGAAGCCCGCCGTGCGCAACGAGCGCAGGGTCTGCGCCGCAAGGTCACGCTTGTTCCAGGTATACAGCAGGATGGCGGGCGGGGCTGCGTCCGCCGGGGGGGCGGGCAGTGGGTACAGCAGATCGTGCAGCGCCAGCGTGAGGTTGGGATGGTACGGGGTCTCGCGCCACAGGGGCAGCAGCAAGGCGGCGGCGTCCGCCGCGTGGCCCTGCCTGTTCGACGAATCCAGCTGAATCAGCAGTTCGGCGCGGCGCAACGCGTACCACGGGGCAAAGGGGGATGCGCCTTCGGGGGCGGCGTCCTGTTCCGCCAGTTGCTCCAGCCGCCGCAGGGCCTCGGCGGCGTCCAGCCGACGCACGGCCCATTCGGCGCGCAGCCTGCGGGCCACGGTTTCCGGCAGGGGCAGCGGCGTGGACAGGGCAGCACGCAGCAGGGTTTCCAGCGTGGCGTCGTCCGCAACCGGAAGCGCCGGAGAGGTAAGCTGGGCGGTTCCGTCCGTGGTCGGGACAACGGAATTTTCGTGGCGCACGCACCATTCCACGCCGCGCGCCAGCCAGAACAGGCCGTGCGCCGGGTCGGCCAGCCGGGGCAGCACCACGTCCAGCATGGCCTGCGCCGGGGCGGCTGCCGGGCCACCGTGCTGATTCAGGGTCGCATCCAGCGCGCCGAAGTCGTCGGGCACGCGCACCCGGTCATGCACACCGGTCACCAGTTCGCGCAGGGCCGGGGCGAACGCCTGCGGGGCGTCTTCCATGATGGCGCGCAGCAGTGCGGCAAGGCGGGTGTCCAGCGGGTTGTCGCGCCAGCCCCACAAGGCCATGCCCACTCCGGCGGCCACCACGCCGGGGTCGCCCCCCGCGTTTTCGATGGCCCCGCGCGCCAGCCGGAACTGGTTGTCCGCGCCCATGGCCCCGCACTCCCACAGGGGCACGCGGTCCATGAGGGTTGCCAGCAGCGCTGCGGCCTGGGCCGGATGGGGTGCGGGAATGCCGTGCGGATGCGCCATGCGTGTTGCCGGGATGCGGGTTGGCGGGATACAACGCGCCAAAACGTGTGCCTGTTGCGGCACGCGGATCGACCGATGCGGCACTGTGGGCGGTAACGCCCGGAATGTCAATTGAACCCGCCGGAGCCCCCGTGACCTCTCCCGCCCTTGCCCGCCCCCGCTGGCGCGATTTGCCCCGCGACCTCGCCGCCGCCCTGCTCAAGGGCGGGGTGGGGCAGTTGCACCTTGTCGGCATTGCCGAATCGGCCCTTGCGGCCATGAACACGCCGGAAGGCGCCGCATACGGACCCGCCGACCTGTTCTTGCTGGGGGGCGACGCCCTGTGCGCCGCGTGGGAGGCCGACCCGCTGGACGGGCGCACGGCGGGGCAACTGGTGGCGCTGCACAAGGCCCGGCCCTTCCTGCCCACGCCCGTGTTCCGGGTGGCGGAATTGCTGACCACTCTGGACGTGTCCCCGCCGGATGCCGAAGTGCGCCAACTGGTCCAGTTGCTCCAGCAGCGCGACGCCGATGCCTCGTGCCGGTTGCTGGACCGCCAGCGCCGCGCTCGACCGGGCAACACCTTCTGGCTGCGGCAGGGCATGGTTGTGGGCATGACCGAGGCCCGCCACCAGTGGCTGGACGCGTGGCTGTCCGGGCTGCCCTCCGGATTGCGGGACGGGGGAAATATCCCCGCTCCCATTGTCGCCGCCCTGCGGGGCGACGTGGCCTTCGCGCGTGGGGATATGGCCGGGGCCGCCGCCCTATACGCCACTGCGTGCAAGGGGCTGCCGCTGCCCACGTGGAAGGTCCGGCACGCCGAATCCCTGTACCGCGCGGGTGACCGTGACGGCGCTGTGGCCCTGTGGCGCACTGCTGCCGCCATCCGCCCCTGGCAGATCAATCTTCTGCTGCGCTGCGACGACGTGGCGAAAGGGCGCGACCTGCCGGGCGACCTGCCCGCCGGGCGCGGCGCGGTGCTGTTCTACACCTGGAACAAGGCCGAGTGCATCGACGAAGCCTTGGCCTCCGTGGCTGCGTCCGACCTTGGCGATGCCCGCGTGGTGGTGCTGGACAACGGCTGCACCGACGCCACCCCCGCCGTGCTGGCCCGCTGGGCGGAACGCGTTCCCGCTCGTTTGGGCGAGCGGCTGCACACCGTCACCCTGCCGCTGAACATCGGCGCGCCCCCCGCCCGCAACTGGCTGTTGACCCTGCCGGAAGTGCGCGCCTGCGACTGGGTGGCCTTTCTGGACGACGACGCCACCGTGCCGTCTGACTGGCTGCGTCTGTTTGGTGCCGCCATGACCGCCCACCCCGCCGCCAATGTCTACGGCTGCCGCGTGGTGGATTATTCGGTCCCCATGCTGCTCCAGTCCGTGGACCTGCATCTGGACCCCGGCGGCGACATGGCCGCCGCGCCGGAAAACGCCCCCGGCTACCGCCGCCGGTTCTCCGTTTCCGACCTGCATTTGCAGGAACTGGACTTCGGCCAGTTTTCCTACCAGCGCCCGTGCGTGTCCGTGACCGGCTGCTGCCACCTGTTCCGCCGGGCCGTGTTCGACGCCGTGGGTCCCTTCGACCTGCGCTACGCCCCCAGCCAGTACGACGATCTGGAACACGACCTGCGCCGCAGCCTGCGTCGCGACCTGCCTGTCTATCAGGGGCATCTGGCCGTGCGCCACATGAAGCGCACCGGCCGCGCCGCCTGGACCGACCCCGCCCAGTTCTCCAATGCCTGGGCCAACATGTACAAGCTTCAGTACCGCTACACCCGACCCGATTTCGATACCCTGCGCCAGCACGACCATGCCGCCCTGCTGGCGGATGTGGAAGCAAGAGGTTTTTGAGACAGGAAGAGAAGAGAATCGGGGCGGGGGAGGAAACCTTTTGAAAAAGTGTAATGCCCCCCTTAAATCAAGCGGCCTTTAAGGGAGAATTCCGCCAGGTTTTGTTTGCCTGCTGATGGACGCCTTGCGGAGTCTTCCAGCCAAGCGCCGAATGCAGGTATGTGGTGTTGAAGTTTTCTATCCAGTCAGAGAGGGCGCGGTCGAGGTGTTCCAGGCTACGCCATTCGTGCAGCCAGAAGAGCTCTTCCTTGATCGTACGCATTGTCCGCTCGGTATCCGCGTTCCCTTTGGGATTGTTGTAGCTGGTAAACGCCTGCGTGATGCCGAGAGTCGCGCAGTCGCGCATAAAAGCCGTTCCTGTCGGTTGGCAGCCGTTGTCGCTCATCAGGCTCAGGCCGTGCCCCCGGACGCCTCCGGGAAAGTGCGTCTGGATAGCCGTATCCAGAGCTCGCAGCCACTCATGGCTCCGGCTCCGGTAGTCGGCATGGTGGCCCACGATCTTCTTGGAAAACCAGTCCACCACCAGCACGATATACACCCAGCCGCCTTCCGTCATGACCTTGGTCATGTCGATGCCCCACCACTGACACGGGCGGACGGGGCGCGGCTTGCTTCCGGAAGGGGTGCGCTTTGCCCGCAAGGCTGCGCGCTTCACCCCAAGGCCATGCAGACGCATCAGGCGTGCCACTCGTTTGACGTTGATGATCAGGCCGTTTTTATACCGAAGGGTGGCCCATACGCGGCGATAGCCCCAAAAGGGATGTTCCATTTTCAGGGACTCGATCAACGGCAAGAGTTCGGCATCGCGCTGAAGCTGGGCCTGGCCGGATCGGCGCTTGCCGCTTACCAGTCGTTTTTTTTTAACTCCAGCGTCAGTTCGCCAACGGCTTGCTTGAGTTTTTGGTTCTCTGTCGCAAGGCGTTCTTCTCGTCGGTTAGTGGCGCCCACCTCAAAAGCCAGGGCGGCATTGGCCAACAACGTGTCGCGCCAGCGGTAATACATACCCTGAGTGATTTGATACTCACTGCAAATGCTTGCCACAGAGCGACCCTGCAATCCCTCAAGCACAATGCGGGCCTTGCTTTTGCTGTCCCAGACTCGGCGTTTCATGCTTCCTCCAAGGATGGAAGAAAACTACCTTAACAGAGCCACCTTGTTAATGGGGGGCAGTATAAAAGGTTTTCCTCCCCCGCCCCGAACCCCACCCCCTCCATCCAAAACTTTTCAATAGGGGCAAGTTAAAAAAGTATGTTGTTGGCGTGCTTGGCCGCGCTTTGGGATAAACAGCAACACAAGCAAGGCAGATTCATCCCCCCAAATAAAAAGTTTGCGGGGGATGGGGTTCGGGGAAGGGGGAGCTTTTTAAAGCTCCCCCTTCCCCGATTCTCTTCAGATTTTATCCAGTGGGGGCACACCTTCCATCCATGCGGCAAAGCTGGCGCGGGCGCGTTCGGCGTACAGGGCCTTGCGGTCGCGTTTCTTGGCGCGTTGGGTCAGTTCGGGCATCAGGCCGAAGTTGACGTTGGAGGGCTGGAAGTTCTTGGCGGGGGTGCGCAGATGGTGGAGCAGCGCGCCGAGGGCGGTGTCCACGGGCGGGGCGGGCAGGTCGCGGCCCAGGGCGCGGGCGGCCAGCAGCATGCCCAGCCACAGGCCGCAGGCGGCGGATTCCACGTAGCCTTCCACGCCGGTGATCTGCCCGGCCAGATGCACGTGGCGGTGGGGGCGCAGGGCCAGGTCGTCGGTCAGCACGAGGGGGGCGTTGACGTAGGTGTTGCGGTGCATGGAGCCGTGGCGGACGAATTCGGCATTGGCAAGGCCGGGGATCATGCGGAACACGCGTTCCTGTTCGCCGTACTTGAGCTTGGTCTGGCAGCCCACCAGGTTGTAGGCGGTGCGGTT
It contains:
- a CDS encoding TrmH family RNA methyltransferase; amino-acid sequence: MAPQITPRRMERIRRVLGWRQKDLTLVLANIHDPHNVSAIYRSCDAFGVAQVHLYYTDTAFPVLGRKSSASARKWVDTVRHSDAQSLMRTLKEGGHRVLATSCTPAAKPLGDYDMTQPTAIIMGNEHSGVAPELVELVDGEVYIPMYGMIQSFNVSVAAAVLLAEASRQRVLAGMYDRPSWPEEELEARIADWAEK
- a CDS encoding glycosyltransferase family 2 protein, with the protein product MTAKAPLVSVVIPAWNLWDLTRGCLESLHAHTPGGVLEVIVVDNGSTDATASDLEPLGRALFGDRFRAIRLPENKGFAVASNLGAAQARAGRLLFLNNDTLVTPGWLPPLLRALDDDVRLGAVGPLLLYPDTDRVQHCGIAFTPSLSTEHLYANFPATHPAVAARRPLQAITGAALLMARTLFADCGGFHEGYLNGSEDLELCWRIRERGLKLACVAESRVYHLESRTPGRRDHDAANAARLNRRCSGCFGPDLHKLARRDGFELALTPWLETYLTLPPVRDAELLAAHADFEPGRCWQALQADPLWQPGYELLAAFLEGHDRYLEASGVRLLHCYFFPSLPGYRRLALVAAQAGNPDLAEQAARKIEHVTGLLEDPEPLVRKARGLARWARRAGEREVGALYEDWLTDLGLPLEGDGPDAPDAADA
- a CDS encoding glycosyltransferase family 2 protein: MAHPHGIPAPHPAQAAALLATLMDRVPLWECGAMGADNQFRLARGAIENAGGDPGVVAAGVGMALWGWRDNPLDTRLAALLRAIMEDAPQAFAPALRELVTGVHDRVRVPDDFGALDATLNQHGGPAAAPAQAMLDVVLPRLADPAHGLFWLARGVEWCVRHENSVVPTTDGTAQLTSPALPVADDATLETLLRAALSTPLPLPETVARRLRAEWAVRRLDAAEALRRLEQLAEQDAAPEGASPFAPWYALRRAELLIQLDSSNRQGHAADAAALLLPLWRETPYHPNLTLALHDLLYPLPAPPADAAPPAILLYTWNKRDLAAQTLRSLRTAGFRGAPVFALDNGSQDGTEDMFRTMAADWGSPFSVVRLPVNVGAPAARNWLLSLPEVRQRDHAVFLDDDVLLNPGWLDGLLAVAHTRPGWGAIGCAVTDHTPPHALQCADFFTLPPDMGTRSFADLDEHWHIHGNAAGSADTLLTAYTRPCLSVSGCCHMVSMASVQQVGAFDVRFTPSQFDDLERDIRCTLAGLPVWYAGTVRVRHMQHSSLRQATSRARSAHIFGNRIKLEHLHPANKARQAREASAALARQDLLRKTAALAAHDAP
- a CDS encoding glycosyltransferase family 2 protein, encoding MTSPALARPRWRDLPRDLAAALLKGGVGQLHLVGIAESALAAMNTPEGAAYGPADLFLLGGDALCAAWEADPLDGRTAGQLVALHKARPFLPTPVFRVAELLTTLDVSPPDAEVRQLVQLLQQRDADASCRLLDRQRRARPGNTFWLRQGMVVGMTEARHQWLDAWLSGLPSGLRDGGNIPAPIVAALRGDVAFARGDMAGAAALYATACKGLPLPTWKVRHAESLYRAGDRDGAVALWRTAAAIRPWQINLLLRCDDVAKGRDLPGDLPAGRGAVLFYTWNKAECIDEALASVAASDLGDARVVVLDNGCTDATPAVLARWAERVPARLGERLHTVTLPLNIGAPPARNWLLTLPEVRACDWVAFLDDDATVPSDWLRLFGAAMTAHPAANVYGCRVVDYSVPMLLQSVDLHLDPGGDMAAAPENAPGYRRRFSVSDLHLQELDFGQFSYQRPCVSVTGCCHLFRRAVFDAVGPFDLRYAPSQYDDLEHDLRRSLRRDLPVYQGHLAVRHMKRTGRAAWTDPAQFSNAWANMYKLQYRYTRPDFDTLRQHDHAALLADVEARGF
- a CDS encoding IS3 family transposase, with amino-acid sequence MVSGKRRSGQAQLQRDAELLPLIESLKMEHPFWGYRRVWATLRYKNGLIINVKRVARLMRLHGLGVKRAALRAKRTPSGSKPRPVRPCQWWGIDMTKVMTEGGWVYIVLVVDWFSKKIVGHHADYRSRSHEWLRALDTAIQTHFPGGVRGHGLSLMSDNGCQPTGTAFMRDCATLGITQAFTSYNNPKGNADTERTMRTIKEELFWLHEWRSLEHLDRALSDWIENFNTTYLHSALGWKTPQGVHQQANKTWRNSPLKAA
- a CDS encoding transposase; this encodes MKRRVWDSKSKARIVLEGLQGRSVASICSEYQITQGMYYRWRDTLLANAALAFEVGATNRREERLATENQKLKQAVGELTLELKKNDW